The Nocardioides ginsengisegetis region TCCGGGGCTGGGGAGGTGGTCATGGTGACGACTCCTGTCGGAAGTTGGAAGTACAGTGGTGTTCTCTCAAAGATTCACCCGGGCGAGGACGGTGTCAACGATTTGAGCGAACATTTGCGTTCGACCGAAAGGCGTGTCTACCGCAAGACGAAGCGCAGCGAGGACGAGGCGAGGACCGCGGCGCGCATCGTCGATGCGGCCGAGACCCTGCACGGCACGCTCGGCCCGTCGCGGACGACCATCGCGGCCATCGCCGCGACCGCAGGCGTGACCCGGGCGACGGTCTATCGACACTTCCCCGACGAGGAGACGCTCTTCCTGGCCTGCTCGGGGCAGTGGCTGGCCCGGCAGCGGCTCCCCGACCCCGAGGTCTGGAGTCGGCACGCGGACCCCGTGCTGCGGCTGCGGGCCGGACTGACGGACCTCTACCGCTACTACCGTGACGGCCACCAGATGCTGGCCCACATCCATCGGGACGCCGAGGTGGTCCCCACCCGCCTCGTCGAGCGTCGCCGCGCGGCTGAGGAGCAGTGGCTCGCCTGCCTGCTCCAGCCCTGGCCCGGACGAGCCGGCAAGATCCTGCGCGCCGCGACCGCGCACGCGGCATCGTTCACGACCTGGCAGTCGCTCTGCCTCGCCCAGGGACTCTCCAACCGCGCTGCCGTCGACCTGATGGTGACGATGGTGGCCGGTCAGGCGGGGTCGGCCGGGCGGACCTCCACGACCGCGGCCGGGTCGATCGGGCCGTAGACGTGCGGGTAGGTCTCGGTCATGCCCGGCGCCGGCACCTCCTCGACGACGGGGGAGGAGAGCAGGTCGGTGTCGACCACGAGCAGCACGAGCGGCTCGGTGACGTCGGCGTAGTACCGCTCGTATACGCCGCGCCACTGGTCCTCCCGGCTGGCGTGGATGTAGCCCTCCTGCTCGAGGGTGACTCCGCGGGTCGAGGTCGTGTAGGCGCCCGAGGTCTGCGCGGCCTCCCAGTCGGCGAGGGTGGCGACGTGGTAGATCCGCATCAGAACAGCCGGTGCTCGGAGTCGTCGATGCCGCGCAGGGCGTCGTAGTCCACGACCGCGCAGGCGATGCCGCGGTCGGTCGCGAGCACACGTGCCTGCGGCTTGATCTCCTGAGCGGCGAAGATGCCCCGGACGGGCCCCTTGCTGGTCAGGAGCGGCTCGCGGTTGAGCAGCTCGAGGTAGCGGGTCAGCTGCTCGACGCCGTCGATCTCGCCGCGGCGCTTGATCTCGACGGCGACGCTGAGCCCCTCGCCGTCGCGGCACATCAGGTCGACCGGGCCGATCGCCGTCGGGAACTCCCGGCGTACGAGCGTGAGGCCGGGGGAGAGGGACGCCGGGTGCTCGGCGAGCAGCTCCTGGAGGTGCTTCTCGACGCCGTCCTTCTGCAGGCCGGGGTCGATGCCGAGGTCGTGGGACGACTCGTGGACGACCTCCTCGATCAGGATCCGGAGCGTGTCGGCCGTCTTGCTGGTGACGGTCCACTCGACCTGGCCGTCGTCGGTGGTGCCCTCGCGGAGGGTGCAGGGCGGCGACATCCAGTTGAGCGGCTTGTAGGAGCCGCCGTCGGAGTGCACGAGGACCGAGCCGTCCGCCTTGATCATCAGGACCCTGGTGGCCATCGGGAGGTGCGCCGTCAGGCGTCCCGCGTAGTCGACCTGGCAGCGCGCAACGACGAGTCTCACGGGCGACGAATCTACAGTGGCCGTCATGACTCCACCGGCCCGCGTCACCCCCGGCATCACCCTCCGCCTCGCGCGGCCCTCGGACCTGCGTCACCTGGCCGCGGTGGAGGACTCGGGCGGGCCGATGTTCGCCGAGGCGTTCGGTGAGGACATCGCCCCCGTGCTGCTGTCGCCGGCCGGGTCGGGCTTCGACCGGGCGCTGCTGCCGGGCTTCATCGTGGTGGCCGGCGTCGACCGCGAGGTCGTGGGCTTCGCCCACGTGCTGGACGTCGAGGGGCACGCCCACCTCGAGCAGATCTCGGTGGTCCCCGAGCAGGGCCGGCGCGGGATCGGATCGGCGCTGGTGGCGGCGGTGCTGGAGGAGGCGCGGTGGCAGGGGTACGACGAGATGTCGCTGTGCACCTACCGTGACCTGCCCTGGAACGGGCCCTTCTACGCGGGCCTCGGCTTCGTCGAGGTGGCCGAGCTCGAGCCCTGGCAGCGGCGCCTCCACGAGCACGAGATCGCGCTCGGCCTGGAGCACAACGGGGCCCGGATCGTCATGACCCGTCCGGTCCGTGGGCGTTTGGATCGTTAAGTTACCGGCGAGTGAAGTGCGCCACGGTGAGCCTCCGTGAGCCGTGCCATGATGCGCCCCATGACGAGCACTTCCCCTGAATCGACCGCGCCCGCAGCCGGCCGCGACTTCGGCACCATCGGCGTGATCGGACTCGGCACCATGGGTGCCGGCATCGCCGAGGTCTTCGCCCGCAACGGCTTCTCCGTCGTGGGTGTCGAGCTCAACGACGACGCGGTGGCCCGCGGTCGCCAGCACCTGGAGCACTCGACCGCGCGCGCCGTGAAGCGCGGCAAGATCACCGAGGCCGAGCAGGCCGAGATCCTGGGGCGGATCCAGCTCACCACCTCGATGAAGGACCTCACCGACGCCGACTTCGTCGTCGAGGCGGTCGTGGAGTCGCTGGAGATCAAGAAGGGCATCTTCCGGGAGCTCGACGACATCGTCGGCCCCGACACCGTGCTCGCCACCAACACCTCCTCGCTCTCGGTCACCGAGATCTCGACGGCCAACTCGCGCCCCGGTCGGGTCATCGGCGTCCACTTCTTCAACCCGGCCCCGGTCCAGAACCTCGTCGAGATCATCCGCACCGTCGTCACCGAGCAGACCGTGCTCGACGACGTGAAGGCGCTCGTCGAGAAGCTCGGCAAGAACCCCGTCGTCTGCGGCGACAAGGCCGGCTTCATCGCCAACACCCTGCTGTTCGGCTACCTCAACCACGCCGTCGCGATGTACGAGGGCAAGTACGCCTCGCGCGAGGACATCGACGCCGCCATGCGCTTCGGCTGCGGCTACCCGATGGGCCCGCTGGCGCTGCTCGACCTGATCGGCCTCGACACGGCGTACGAGATCCTGGACACGATGTACAAGCAGGGCCGCGACCGCCTCCACGCGCCGGCCCCGCTGCTCAAGCAGTACGTCACCGCCGGGCTGCTCGGCCGCAAGTCCGGCCGCGGCTTCTACACCTACGAGGCGCCCGACAGCCCGATCGTCGTCGACGACGCGCACACCCCCAGCGCGGACGACAAGCCCCAGCTCAAGCACGACATCAAGCAGGTCGGCGTCGTCGGGACCGGCACGATGGCCGCGGGCATCGCCGAGGTCTTCGCCAAGGCCGGCTTCGACGTGCTCTTCGTCGGTCGCTCGCAGGACAAGGTCGACGGCGTCCTGGCCACGGTCACCAGGAACTTCGACAAGCAGATCCAGCGCGGCCGCGCGACCGAGGAGGGCAAGGCCGAGGTGCTGGCCCGCCTGACCGGGTCGACCTCGCTGGACGACCTGAAGTCCGTCGACATCGTCGTCGAGGCGATCGCCGAGGACCTCAAGATCAAGACGACCCTCTTCGAGAACCTCGACGAGATCTGCAAGCCCGGCGCCATCCTGGCGACCACGACCTCGAGCCTGCCGATCATCTCGATGGCCAAGGTGACCAAGCGTCCCCAGGACGTCATCGGCATGCACTTCTTCAACCCCGCCACGATCATGAAGCTGGTCGAGGTCGTCTCGACCGTCACCACGGACGAGGACGTCACCGAGACCACGCGCGCGCTGTGCGACCAGGTCGGCAAGGTCGCGGTCTCGTGCGGTGACCGGGCCGGCTTCATCGTCAACGCGCTGCTGTTCCCCTACCTCAACGACGCGGTCAAGATGCTCGAGGCGCACTACGCCACGGCCGACGACATCGACGTCGCGATGAAGCAGGGCTGTGCGCTGCCGATGGGCCCCTTCGAGCTCCTCGACGTGGTCGGCAACGACGTGTCGCTGGCCATCCAGCGCGAGCTCTACCTGGAGTTCCGCGAGCCCGGCTTCGCGCCGGCGCCGCTGCTGGAGCACCTGGTCACGGCCGGCTACCTCGGCCGCAAGACCAAGCGCGGCTTCCGCGACTACAGCGCCCGCTGATCGACCCCGCTGGTCGGGGTGCGATGGGCACCTCGACCAGCGGGTTGGGTGACGAGGGTTACGTCTGCGATCCAGTGGGTACGCCTCTGTGCATGGGAGCAGAGACAGGACGTATCACGACCGACATCCCCGCCCGGCTCGACCGGCTGCCGTGGGCGAA contains the following coding sequences:
- a CDS encoding TetR/AcrR family transcriptional regulator, which codes for MRSTERRVYRKTKRSEDEARTAARIVDAAETLHGTLGPSRTTIAAIAATAGVTRATVYRHFPDEETLFLACSGQWLARQRLPDPEVWSRHADPVLRLRAGLTDLYRYYRDGHQMLAHIHRDAEVVPTRLVERRRAAEEQWLACLLQPWPGRAGKILRAATAHAASFTTWQSLCLAQGLSNRAAVDLMVTMVAGQAGSAGRTSTTAAGSIGP
- a CDS encoding DUF952 domain-containing protein, which produces MRIYHVATLADWEAAQTSGAYTTSTRGVTLEQEGYIHASREDQWRGVYERYYADVTEPLVLLVVDTDLLSSPVVEEVPAPGMTETYPHVYGPIDPAAVVEVRPADPA
- the nucS gene encoding endonuclease NucS — encoded protein: MRLVVARCQVDYAGRLTAHLPMATRVLMIKADGSVLVHSDGGSYKPLNWMSPPCTLREGTTDDGQVEWTVTSKTADTLRILIEEVVHESSHDLGIDPGLQKDGVEKHLQELLAEHPASLSPGLTLVRREFPTAIGPVDLMCRDGEGLSVAVEIKRRGEIDGVEQLTRYLELLNREPLLTSKGPVRGIFAAQEIKPQARVLATDRGIACAVVDYDALRGIDDSEHRLF
- a CDS encoding GNAT family N-acetyltransferase, translating into MTPPARVTPGITLRLARPSDLRHLAAVEDSGGPMFAEAFGEDIAPVLLSPAGSGFDRALLPGFIVVAGVDREVVGFAHVLDVEGHAHLEQISVVPEQGRRGIGSALVAAVLEEARWQGYDEMSLCTYRDLPWNGPFYAGLGFVEVAELEPWQRRLHEHEIALGLEHNGARIVMTRPVRGRLDR
- a CDS encoding 3-hydroxyacyl-CoA dehydrogenase family protein, with protein sequence MTSTSPESTAPAAGRDFGTIGVIGLGTMGAGIAEVFARNGFSVVGVELNDDAVARGRQHLEHSTARAVKRGKITEAEQAEILGRIQLTTSMKDLTDADFVVEAVVESLEIKKGIFRELDDIVGPDTVLATNTSSLSVTEISTANSRPGRVIGVHFFNPAPVQNLVEIIRTVVTEQTVLDDVKALVEKLGKNPVVCGDKAGFIANTLLFGYLNHAVAMYEGKYASREDIDAAMRFGCGYPMGPLALLDLIGLDTAYEILDTMYKQGRDRLHAPAPLLKQYVTAGLLGRKSGRGFYTYEAPDSPIVVDDAHTPSADDKPQLKHDIKQVGVVGTGTMAAGIAEVFAKAGFDVLFVGRSQDKVDGVLATVTRNFDKQIQRGRATEEGKAEVLARLTGSTSLDDLKSVDIVVEAIAEDLKIKTTLFENLDEICKPGAILATTTSSLPIISMAKVTKRPQDVIGMHFFNPATIMKLVEVVSTVTTDEDVTETTRALCDQVGKVAVSCGDRAGFIVNALLFPYLNDAVKMLEAHYATADDIDVAMKQGCALPMGPFELLDVVGNDVSLAIQRELYLEFREPGFAPAPLLEHLVTAGYLGRKTKRGFRDYSAR